One Mycolicibacterium sarraceniae genomic window carries:
- a CDS encoding DUF3017 domain-containing protein — protein MAFIGRVVRSQWPILGVGVIFVVAFVLVAAEFWRRGSLLIGIAVGVAAALRLVLSEDRAGLLVVRSRGVDFATMTTVCVAMVYIASTIDPLGTS, from the coding sequence GTGGCCTTCATCGGTCGCGTGGTGCGTTCGCAGTGGCCCATCCTGGGTGTCGGGGTGATCTTCGTGGTCGCGTTCGTTCTCGTGGCGGCAGAGTTCTGGCGCCGCGGCTCGCTGCTGATCGGCATCGCAGTCGGGGTGGCCGCCGCGCTGCGTCTGGTGCTGTCCGAGGATCGTGCCGGGCTGTTGGTGGTGCGCTCGCGTGGCGTCGATTTCGCGACCATGACCACGGTGTGTGTGGCGATGGTCTACATCGCGTCGACGATCGACCCGCTGGGCACGTCGTAG
- a CDS encoding bifunctional methylenetetrahydrofolate dehydrogenase/methenyltetrahydrofolate cyclohydrolase codes for MVAITLDGKLTRDEIFVDLTERVAALTAEGRTPGLGTVLVGDDPGSHAYVKGKHSDCAKVGITSIRRDLPADVSQAQLDDSLDELNATPECTGYIVQLPLPRHLDENAALERVDPNKDADGLHPTNLGRLVLGKDAPLPCTPRGIVHLLRRYDVPIAGAHVVVIGRGVTVGRPLGLLLTRRSENATVTLCHTGTRDLPALTRQADIIVAAVGVPHMLTADMVRPGAAVIDVGVSRVDGRLTGDVHPDVWDVAGHISPNPGGVGPLTRAFLLTNVVELAEAAR; via the coding sequence CACCGAGCGCGTGGCGGCGCTGACCGCCGAGGGACGCACCCCTGGACTGGGCACGGTGCTCGTCGGTGACGACCCCGGTTCGCATGCCTATGTGAAGGGCAAGCACTCCGACTGCGCAAAGGTGGGGATCACCTCGATCCGCCGCGACCTGCCCGCCGACGTCAGCCAGGCGCAGCTCGATGACTCGCTCGACGAGCTCAATGCCACCCCCGAGTGCACCGGCTATATCGTGCAGCTGCCGCTCCCGCGGCACCTCGACGAGAACGCCGCGCTGGAACGGGTGGATCCCAACAAGGACGCCGACGGACTGCACCCGACCAATCTGGGCCGGTTGGTGCTCGGCAAAGATGCGCCGCTGCCGTGCACCCCGCGCGGGATTGTGCACCTGCTGCGGCGCTATGACGTGCCGATCGCGGGTGCGCATGTGGTGGTCATCGGCCGCGGTGTCACCGTCGGCCGCCCGCTTGGCCTGCTGTTGACCCGTCGCAGCGAGAACGCGACAGTGACGTTGTGCCACACCGGAACTCGCGATCTTCCCGCGCTGACGCGGCAGGCCGACATTATCGTCGCCGCGGTCGGGGTGCCGCACATGCTGACCGCCGACATGGTGCGTCCCGGCGCGGCTGTCATCGATGTGGGCGTGAGCCGGGTCGACGGAAGGCTCACTGGCGACGTGCATCCCGATGTCTGGGACGTCGCGGGGCATATCTCGCCCAACCCGGGTGGGGTGGGTCCCCTGACCCGGGCATTCCTGCTGACCAACGTCGTCGAACTGGCCGAAGCGGCCCGGTGA